DNA from Granulicella arctica:
TCGTTATCAACTTTTCCGTCGATGGACAAGCTCCCAAGCGAAGCAGGCCTACAGCGGTTCTCGGGGGCTGGTGCTCATTCGTACCAGCCGGAAGTTATATCTGCTACCGTGCCTGTCTCCAGCACGGGAACTCCGCAGTATGGTGCACAAAGCCCTGTGGTTGAAAGTTCGCTGTCTCCGTTTGCGCAGCCATTGCCTTTGTTCGAAGCACTGTTTCCAACGTTTGAAGCTGCACTGCCCACCATTCCGCCGTTGGCTGCATTGCCCACTGAGGATGATGCGAAGGCTGCGTTGACTTCGTCCTCCTCCTACTACTTCCTGGAGAATGCAGGCGCTCTTTCAAAGCCGACAACAGCCACCGCTGCTCCAGTCAACGCTGCGAATGTATCTCCCTCCCTGCTGCCGGATCTACAACTACCCCGCAAGCAGTTCGATGTGAATGCTATTCGGCGCGATTTTCCCATCTTGCAGGAGCGAGTGCATGGCAAACCGCTCATCTGGCTGGATAATGCAGCCACAACTCAGAAGCCGCAGAGCGTAATCGATCGCATCTCCTATTTTTATGAGCATGAGAACTCGAATATTCATCGCGCGGCACACGAGCTCGCAGCGCGTGCGACAGATGCATACGAGGATGCTCGCGAAAAAGTGGCCCGCTTCCTCAATGCCTCTTCAGTGAAGGAGATTGTCTTTGTACGAGGCGCGACCGAAGCCATCAATCTAGTGGCGAAAAGTTGGGGGCGACGCCACATCGGCAAAGACGATGAGATCGTGATTAGCTGGATCGAGCATCACGCGAACATTGTTCCTTGGCAGATGTTGGCCGCGGAAACGGGGGCGCGTCTGCGTGTGGCTCCAGTCGATGACGATGGCCAAATCTTGCTGGATGAGTTTGAGAAGCTTCTCGGCCCTAAGACACGACTTGTTTCGATAACACAAGTGTCAAATGCTCTGGGAACGATTACCCCAGTGCGCCAGATGATCCAGATGGCACATCGATATGGTGCACGCGTCC
Protein-coding regions in this window:
- a CDS encoding family 2A encapsulin nanocompartment cargo protein cysteine desulfurase, encoding MSTSNLGNASSFSPRLTENVVEDARGAATSSAAGLPDVTALAQMANEFFRALPGQVGQFGGAQSAVTMPSLAPQFGATASSLSTFPSMDKLPSEAGLQRFSGAGAHSYQPEVISATVPVSSTGTPQYGAQSPVVESSLSPFAQPLPLFEALFPTFEAALPTIPPLAALPTEDDAKAALTSSSSYYFLENAGALSKPTTATAAPVNAANVSPSLLPDLQLPRKQFDVNAIRRDFPILQERVHGKPLIWLDNAATTQKPQSVIDRISYFYEHENSNIHRAAHELAARATDAYEDAREKVARFLNASSVKEIVFVRGATEAINLVAKSWGRRHIGKDDEIVISWIEHHANIVPWQMLAAETGARLRVAPVDDDGQILLDEFEKLLGPKTRLVSITQVSNALGTITPVRQMIQMAHRYGARVLVDGAQAVSHLRTDVQALDCDFYVFSGHKVFGPTGIGVLYGKPDALADSPPWQGGGNMIVDVTFEKTIYQPPPARFEAGTGNIADAVGLGAAIDYVEQLGMENIARHEHDLLIYATKELLTIPGLRLIGTAKEKASVLSFVLEGFRTEEVGAALNREGIAVRSGHHCAQPTLRRFGVETTVRPSLALYNNYDDVDALIAALRRLKSNNTQSKF